CACGTCGAGGGGAACCAGCGGCACGTCCACCGTCGAACCGCTCTCGGCTTCCTCCCTGCGGGTGGGCCACGAACTCGGGTCGAACTCCATCGCCGACGGCTGGTCTTCGAACTCCGGCGCGTAACCGTCGTCGGGGTTCGTGTCCTCGGGGTAGTCGTCGCTCTCGGTGGTCTCGTCGGCCGCCGTGGTCGTCTCTTTGCCCTCGGTCGTCGCGTTCCCGGTCGTCGTCTCGCCAGCGGTGGTCGTCGTCTCGCCTGCGGTCGTCGTTTCGGCTTCGGAGTCCGCACCGGATTGGCACCCGGCCAGCATCGCAGTCGCGGCCGTTCCGGCCGTCAGGAGGTAGCGCCGTCGGGTCGTAGGCTTCGAATCCATACCCGCGACTCCGACCCGAGGGCAGTTTATTATCGGCCGGATACGCGGTCGCATAGCAGGTCGATAGGTCCGCGTATCGGGTCGTTACTCCGAGTTCCGTCTCCTCGGTCGAACGCCGCTACGAAGCTCGTACTCGGTTCACTAGCGATTACGACGATAGCTTTAGTAATACTGGGAAACGTATGTACAACTAGCTATGTCGAGTAACTCTGAGAGTCCCGAAGTTGTACGCATCTCGCAGAAGGGACAGGCGACGATTCCGAAGGCGCTCCGTGAGAAGTTCGGTATCGAGACGCCCGGCGAGGTGTTCGTCTACGAGGAGGGCGACCGCATCGTCATCGAGCCAATCCCGTCGCTCGACGAACTTCACGGCATCCACGCGGGCGACCGGGAACCCGGCGAAGTACTCGAAGAAGTTCGGAGACGGAAAGACGAGGAGCGACGGCGCGAGCGCGAGCGCGTCGAGCGACTGCGCCCCCGTGACGGGGACGACGGTGACGCGAGCGCAGGCGACGGTGAAGCGAAGACGGGCGACGGCGAGGCAGGGACGGACGACGAGGATGGCGAGCGATGACCGACACCTACGTCTTCGACACCGAAGCTATCGTCGCGTTCCTCTACGGCGAACCCGGACACGAGACCGTCGCCGACCTGCTGGCCGACGTGTTCGACGGCGACGCCGAGGGGTATCTGGCGGAGGCGAACGCGAGCGAGGTGTTCTACCTCGTCGCTCGCTTCGAGGGGACCGACGACGACACGCCGACCGACGCGTCGCTCCGAACGGCGGACCGCGACGTTCGCGCCCTCGAACGACGCGGCCTGAACGTCGAGGGAGCCGACTGGCGACTCGCTGGCGAAATCAAAGCCGACGGCCACGTCTCGCTCGCGGACGCCCACGCCGTCGCGCTGGCGACCGACCGACAAGCGACACTGGTCGCCGGTGCCGACGACGATTTCGAGGAGCTTCCGGTCGCCGTGGACCTGCTCCGGTTTCGGGACCACGGCGTCTGAAAACGTAGTCCGTCCTCACGGCGTCGAACACTTCGTTCTCACGGCGTCGAACACGTCGGTCTGTCTCGGACGAGGACAACTTCTAATACCCAGTACATGGAACATGTACCGTAATGTCTACCGACGACCGACCAACGACTCCGTCCGACCCCGAGGAGACGTTCGAGGACCTCCTCACGTACGCCGAACTGCTGAACTCGCCCCGACTCGCTCGCCTCTACGTCTACGTCCTCCGGAACGGCCCGGTCGAAGTCGAGACGGTCAAGCGCGACCTCGATATGGCCCACTCGACGGCCTACAAGTACGTCGGACAGTTAGAGGAGATGGGACTCCTCGTGCGGCAGAACGCCGAGACACCGGCGACGGTCACCGTCGAGCCGATTCGCCTTCGTCTCGAAACGGACCGCGGCAACGTCGTCGCGACGCCCGCGCTGGTCGACGCCATCGGTCGCCAACTGGACGACGACGACATTCACGTGTTCGTCGAGCGACAGGGCGTCGCCAAACTGGCCGCCGCGCTCCACTACACGCTCCGAATCGTGGCGGGCGAACTCACCCAGCGGACCGCGGCGGACGAACTCGGCGTCCACCCCGTCGAAGGAATGACCGTCTTCACCGCGTTGGAGAACGTGGTTGAGGAGGCCCCGGCGTACGACCCGTATTTGGAGTTCCCCAAATAATGTCGGGCGAGCGGATTCCGAGCGGTAGCACCGCCGTCATTGACACGAGCGTCCTGTTCGCGATGGGCGGGCCGTCGAACGAGAAGTATCGGGCCTTCGAACGGTTCGTCCGCTGGCGGAACGTCACGGTCGCGGTCCCCGAGCGGGTGGCCGAGGAGTTGGGCGAGAGTCCGGGCGCGTACGCCTACCAGCGCGACCGCCTCCGGGCGGCCCGCGACGCCGGGTGGCTCGAACCCGCCCGAGTCGATTTCTCGACGCCGCGCGTTCCGGAGGTCGTGGACACGACGCGCGAGCGAATGGCGAACCTCTCGGCCGACGACGTTTCCGAGGACCGAATCGAGAAGACCGACACCGTTCTGGCCGGACTCGCGTATCAGTTCGTCGCCGACGGCGCGACTCACGTCGCGGTACTCGTGAGCGATACGGTCGCCGAACGCGCCATCGCGGACGCCCTCGCCGCGGTCGGCGTCGGCGACCGAACTGCGGTCGTCGAAGGCAGGGACTTTCTGGACGAACTCGTCACCGACGACTTCGAGTGACGGGGCGGTCCGGTGCGACCCCGTGCGGTCGCGCCGGGGTCCGACCTGACCTCACGGCGTCGAACACATCGCCACGTCGCCGTTGACGTACACCTCGCCGGTGTCCGGGCCGCAGAGCCGCGACTGGGGGATATCCCGAATCGTCCCCGACCCGTTCTCGCCGGTCAGGAAGAACGACGCGCCGTCGCGTTGGTAGTCGCGGTAGACCACGATTTCGTGGTCCACCGGCCGACTCTCGTTGACGATGGCGGGCGCGGCGGGGTAGCTCCTCGTTCTGGTGAACACCGTCTGATAGGGGTGGTCGGTGTGCAGAATCTGGCGACCGGTCAGGCTGTCGCGGTCGGGCGAACCGGTCATCGCGCCGATGGTGTCCACGGCGTCGAGTTCCTGCTCGGTGTAGCTGAGTCGTTCGCGTTCGCCCGCGAACACCGGAGCGTCCACGGTTCCGTTGCTCGACATCACCATCACGCTCGGGAACACGAGCGCGAGGAGAACCGCGAACGCGACGAAGGCTCGCGCGTCGAGCGACCGCGAGAGGTAGCCCAAGCCGACCACGCCGAGAATCGCCATCGGCGCGTACATGAACGCGATCCACCGCTGAGGAACGAAGTTGTCGATGCCGAACATCGGCAGACCGAGGACGAACACCAGCATGACCGCCGTCGAGACCAGCAGGGTGAACGTCGCCTGCGAGGCGCGCTTGCGGTGGACGACGTAGAGACACCCGACGAACGTCAGGAGCATGAACAGCAGAAAGCCCGTCGTGTCGATGTAGAGCGCGATTTCTTGGACGAGTGTCGGCGCGCCACTGCTCGCCGCGCCGCCCCCGCCGGACGCGGCGCTCGTGCCGCCGACCAGATTCAGGAAGCCAGCGCCCGACCGGAGCGTCTCCAGCAGGTAGCTCAACACGAGCGAGAGGAACGGCTGGTCGGCCCCCGCGTAGGGCGTGAACGACCACATGAACAGGGTGAACCCCGCGTCGAAGACGAGGAGACCCAGAATCTTGACCGTCTTCTCGCCGCCGAAGGGGTCGAAGACGCTCGCCGACCCCGCGAAGGGGCCGTACTCGACCAGCAGTCGGGCCACCAGCGCCGACCCGAGCAGGACGAGCATGATGAACGTCGAGACCTGATGGGTGAGGATGAGCGCCACCGAGACCACCGCCAACAGCAGGAAGTCCCGGAGGCGGTTGTCCACGCGCATCAGGCGCACCACCATGAACGCGAGACCGAGGAACAGGTACAGGCCCATGCTCGTCGGGATGACGTGGATGCCCCACTCGATGGGGTAGTCGGCGACGGCGTACAGCGCGGCCGCGAGGACCGCCCACCGCTCGCCGACCAGCAGGTTCGCCGTCGAGAAGACGAACAGCGACGCGAACGGGACGAGTAGCCCAACCGAGAGGTGGAGCGCGACGCGGAGCGACGAGTCGTACAACAGCGAACTCGCCACGACGTAGAGGTGGTAGAACGGCGCGGCGAAGTGCTTGTTGTCGTTTATCGCGTTCAGCGTCCCCTCGGTCAGGATGGCGTCGGCCAGCCGCGGGATGTGGGTGTAGAGGTCGATGCCGACGAACCCCGGATTCACGTACAGCGCCGGGAGCCGAATCGCGGCCGCCAGCACGACGACCTGCGCCAACAGCCAGTTGCGACTGTAGGCTCGCTCGCTGGCGAACAGCACCTGTCCGAGGACCAGCGTCCCGAGGAGGCCCGCGATGTCGTAGAACAGTATCGAGCGTTCGCCTGCCCGAACCGCGACGACGACCAGCGCGGCAGAGCCGACGAAGACGAGGCTCGGCAGGACGGCCGAGACGCGGGCCGGAAGTCGCGGGAGGGCGTGGTCGTCACGCGTGCGACTCCGAACCCCGACGAGGTAGAGGAGACACGCCGCGCCGAGGACGACGGGAATCGTCTCGATGTATATCTGGTCGGCGAAGAACCGGAGCGGGAACAGCGCGGCCGCCAGCAGGACGCCGAGTCCCGCCAACGCGTTGTCGATGCGGAGGTCGCGGAGGACGCCGCCCAACTGCGTTGACATCAGGTGACACCTCCGCCGTCGGGTCGCCGGACCGTCCCGGCCGACGCGCTCGCGTCGCTTCCCGACAGCACGCGCTCGTAGACCGCCCGAAGGCGCTCGCCGGTCGCCGCTAACTGCCACTCCTCGGGGAGCGTCGGCGATTCGGCGGGCGATTCCGAGGAGTCGCTCGCCGAGTCCGCGAGAGCGCGGTCGAGTTCCCGGACCAGTTCGTCGTCGGATTCACAGACCGCGACACCGGGCACGTCGCCGACGAACCCCACGTCAGTCGAGACGGTCGGCACGCCGCAGGCCGCCGCCTCCTTGACCACCATCGGGCCGCTCTCGCGCCGCGAGGTCACGAGGAGGGCGTCGCTGGCGTTCAGGTAGTGGGGCATCTCGTCGTAGGGTGCCCCGGTGACGGTCCGGAGGTCCGCCTCGGCGTCCGCCCGCTCGACCACGCGCTCGGCGCGCGAAAAGTCCTTCTCGGGGCGCTCCGGGGCGTATGGAAAGAGGACGACGATTTCGTCTGCGTCCCACTCGACTCGCTCGCGGGCCGCGTCCCGCGGAATCGGCCGGAAGCGGTCGGTGTCGATGCCGAACGGGACGCGGGTGTAGGGTCGCCCGAGCGCGTCGGCCATCCGGCGACTCGGTAGAATCGTCGCGTCGGCGAGGTCGGAGGCGTACCTGCTCAACTGGCGAATCCACTCGCGGTCGCCCATCAGGTCGGTGCCCCAGAAGGTGACGACGACCGGGCGTTTCGGGAGCGCCAGCGCGAACGGCGCGGTCAGCCCGTAGTTCGCGTGGACGAGGTCGTGGTCGTCCAGCGCCCGCAGGACCTCGGGGTAGAACCGGGCGTACTCGGCCGCGGTCCGCGGTTCGTCGGGATGGTGACTCCCCGGCACCTCACAGACCGTGGACTCGACGCCCGCCGCTTCGAGCGCGGCGACCTGCTGGTCGAAGAAGGGGCGGCGCTCCGTGACTAACTGGAGGACCTTCACTCGACGCGCACCTCCTTGTCGCGGTTCGCGCGCATGTCGAGGGTCATCGCGGTCAGCAGGGCGAGACAGCCGACCGGGAGCAGTATCGCGCCCGCGACGCTCTGCGTGGGACTGCTACCGTCGTCCGAGCAGAGCGCCGCCAGTCCCGCAATCGCGCTAGCGCCGACCGTCACGACGCCGAGGAGGTAGAACAGCGCCAGCGGGTGGAAGTCCCGGACCAGATACTTGGTGTGGAGTCGCCAGACGAACCGGTTCAGCAGGAGCGACGACAGCTTCGGGACGAACGACGAGTACTCGATACTGCTTGTCTCGTCGCCGTACACCGCGGGCATCGGCACGTCCGCGACCGTGTAGCCGCGGGCGTTGAGTTTGACCAGCACGTCGTTGCAGAACCCGTAGTCCTGATAGAACTCGTCGGGACCGAGCGTTTCGAGCGCGTCGGCCGAGATGGCGGTGTAGCCGTTCTGCGGGTCCATCGTCTTCCAGTAGCCGCTGGCGATTTTGGTGAGGAAGGTCAGCGACCAGTTGCCCAACAGCCGCCAGTCGGACATCCCCTCGCGGAACTCCGATTCGAGGAGCCGGTTGCCCTTCGCGTACGCCGCGTCGCCCTCGACCACGGGGTCCAAGAGCCGCGGGAGTTCGTCGGGGTCCATCTGGGCGTCGCCGTTCATGACCGCGATTACGTCCACGTCGTCGTCCAGCGCCTGCGCGTAACCTGTCGTGACCGCGCCGCCGACGCCCCGATTTTCCTCGTGGCGAATCGGCACGACGCGCTCGCCGACGACTCCGCCGTCGGCTTTGGCCGGACCGTCGGCTTTGGCTGAACTGTCAGCTCCGGCCGCGCCGTCGGCGACCTCCGGGCCGCGCTCGCCCGCCGCACTTTCGTCGGCGTCGGCGTCGGTTTCAGCTCCCGCTTCCTCTGCGTCCCGCCGAACGCGCTCGTTTTCGCGCTCGGCGGCCCGCTGGACGTGTTCCCACGTGTCGTCGGTCGAGCAGTCGTCCACGACGTAGATTCGGTCCACGAACTCGGGGGTCGTCGCCACGACGGTCCCGACCAGTTCCGACTCGTTGTACGCCGGGACGACGACGCCGACTCGCGTGTTTCGGTACATCTCACAACCTCCGGTAGACGAAGCCGCTCTCCTCGGCGGTCTCGGCCTCGAACATCCCGTTCACGTCCATCAACACCGGCTCGTCGCCCGCCGAGGAGGCCGCGGCGTCGAGGTCCAGCCCCTCGAAGGCGTCGTGGGCGGTCGCCAACAGCACGCAGTCGGTGCCCTCGAACGACAGCGACTCGCGGACCTCGACGCCGAAGTGGTCGGCCATCGCGTCGTCGTCGGCGTGGGGGTCGTAGCCCGTCACGTTCACGTCGTACTCGTCCAAGATGTCGATGACGCCCTGCACCTCGGAGGTCCGGATGTCGGCGACGTTGGGCTTGTAGGCCAGCCCCAGCACCAGCACGTCGCTCTGGCTGAGGACCTTCCCGGCGTCGTTGAGCGCCTTCAGCGTGACCTCGCCGACGTGCTTTGGCATGTACTCGTTTATCTCGCGGCCCTTCAGGGTGAGTTTGGGCGTGTACCCCTGCATCTCCGACCCGTAGGCGAAGTAGAAGGGATCCACGGGGATGCAGTGACCGCCGACCAGTCCGGGCGAGTAGTCGTGGAAGTTCCACTTGGTTCGGGCGGCGTCCAGCACCTCTCGGGTGTCCAGTCCCATCTGGTGGAAGACGATGGAGAGTTCGTTGACCAGCGCGATGTTGATGTCCCGCTGGACGTTCTCGATGCACTTGGCGGCCTCCGCGGCCTCGATGGAACTCACGCGGTGGACGCCCGCACCGACGACCGACTCGTAGAGGGCGGCGACCTCCTCGCGGACTTCGGGGTCGTCCGCGCCGACGACCTTGACGACCTCCCGGATGCCGTGGTCGTCGTCGCCCGGCGAGGTCCGCTCGGGGGAGTAGGCCACGTGGAACTCGTCGTCGGCGGCCAGTCCCGACACCGACTCCAGCGCCGGGACCAACACGTCGCGGGTCGCGCCCGGATACACCGTCGATTCGAGGACGACGGTGGTGTCTCGGGTCAGGTGTTCGCCGATGGTGCGACCGGCCTGCTCGACGAACCGGAAGTCGGGGTTCTGGAACTCGTCTACCGGCGTCGGCACCGTGATGAAGACGAACTCGGCGTCGGCGATGGCCGCGGGGTCGGCCGTGAATCGCACGTCGCTCTCGGCGATGGCGGCGTCGCCGACCTCGTCGGTCACGTCGATGCCGCGCCGCAGTCGTTCGATGCGCTCCTCGTCGATGTCGTATCCGAGTACCCGCTGTCCCGCGTGGTCGAACTCGACGGCCAGCGGCAGGCCGACGTAGCCCAGTCCCACGAGACAGACGGGGACTGACTTCGGCGTCGTCTCGTCTCGGTCTAGCACCGAAGTCCGGTCGGTGTTCTCGTTGTACGAACTCATGTTGTGGGGGTGAATCGCTTCTCGTAGTCGTTCGACAGGCCGCGAACGGGTTTTATTATAGAGGCGGTAAGCCGCGGAACGCGGCCGAACTCGGCGAAATCGGCGGTCGGTGGTGAATCAGACTCGGCACGCTTCATCTGGCGGCGCGCTCGACCAGTCGGTCGGTCAGCGACACCACCTCGTCGCGGACCCGCCGGGAGCGCGATCGGTCGAGTCGGGTCTCCTCGGCGTCGAGGCCCGCCACGTAGTCCGCGATGGTCTCGGCGTCCCGCGAGTGGACGATGCGCCCGTCCGCGACCAACTCGCGGTCCACCGAGAGGAGTTCGCTCGGGAAGAACGACACCGCGGGCTTGCCCATGCAGGCGGCCTCGCGCGCCATCGTCCCGGAGCCGGTCAGCACGCAGTCGGCGTGGGCGGCCAACTGGAGGCCGTCGTAGGCCTGCCGGGGGACGTGGACCTCCTCGTCGTCGTATCCGGCGGCGTACTCGCGGTCGCCGCGCCCGCGGGGCAGGTAGACCACGCTGTAGCCAGTGTCGGTGACGCCTTCCAGAATCGCGGGGACCAGCGACTCGGCGGCGTCCACGTAGGCCGCGCCCAGCGCCTCCGGCCGGACGACGACGTACTCCTCGAATGGAAGTCGGTCGGTGAACGACTCGTCCGGCTCGAAGTCGGCGACGTAGATGTCCTCCTTGTAGCCCGCGTAGGTGTATATCGAGGTCGCGTCCGCGCCGTGCTTTTCGAGTTCCGCGGTGTCGAACGCCTCCGGAACCACGGTGTAGGTCGCGCGGGCTTCGAGGAAGTTGTACAGCTCCTCGGCCCACAGGCCGTCCACGTAGGC
This DNA window, taken from Halorussus salinus, encodes the following:
- a CDS encoding PIN domain-containing protein — its product is MTDTYVFDTEAIVAFLYGEPGHETVADLLADVFDGDAEGYLAEANASEVFYLVARFEGTDDDTPTDASLRTADRDVRALERRGLNVEGADWRLAGEIKADGHVSLADAHAVALATDRQATLVAGADDDFEELPVAVDLLRFRDHGV
- a CDS encoding DUF7437 domain-containing protein, with the protein product MSTDDRPTTPSDPEETFEDLLTYAELLNSPRLARLYVYVLRNGPVEVETVKRDLDMAHSTAYKYVGQLEEMGLLVRQNAETPATVTVEPIRLRLETDRGNVVATPALVDAIGRQLDDDDIHVFVERQGVAKLAAALHYTLRIVAGELTQRTAADELGVHPVEGMTVFTALENVVEEAPAYDPYLEFPK
- a CDS encoding glycosyltransferase is translated as MKVLQLVTERRPFFDQQVAALEAAGVESTVCEVPGSHHPDEPRTAAEYARFYPEVLRALDDHDLVHANYGLTAPFALALPKRPVVVTFWGTDLMGDREWIRQLSRYASDLADATILPSRRMADALGRPYTRVPFGIDTDRFRPIPRDAARERVEWDADEIVVLFPYAPERPEKDFSRAERVVERADAEADLRTVTGAPYDEMPHYLNASDALLVTSRRESGPMVVKEAAACGVPTVSTDVGFVGDVPGVAVCESDDELVRELDRALADSASDSSESPAESPTLPEEWQLAATGERLRAVYERVLSGSDASASAGTVRRPDGGGVT
- a CDS encoding glycosyltransferase family 2 protein, whose translation is MYRNTRVGVVVPAYNESELVGTVVATTPEFVDRIYVVDDCSTDDTWEHVQRAAERENERVRRDAEEAGAETDADADESAAGERGPEVADGAAGADSSAKADGPAKADGGVVGERVVPIRHEENRGVGGAVTTGYAQALDDDVDVIAVMNGDAQMDPDELPRLLDPVVEGDAAYAKGNRLLESEFREGMSDWRLLGNWSLTFLTKIASGYWKTMDPQNGYTAISADALETLGPDEFYQDYGFCNDVLVKLNARGYTVADVPMPAVYGDETSSIEYSSFVPKLSSLLLNRFVWRLHTKYLVRDFHPLALFYLLGVVTVGASAIAGLAALCSDDGSSPTQSVAGAILLPVGCLALLTAMTLDMRANRDKEVRVE
- a CDS encoding nucleotide sugar dehydrogenase, which encodes MSSYNENTDRTSVLDRDETTPKSVPVCLVGLGYVGLPLAVEFDHAGQRVLGYDIDEERIERLRRGIDVTDEVGDAAIAESDVRFTADPAAIADAEFVFITVPTPVDEFQNPDFRFVEQAGRTIGEHLTRDTTVVLESTVYPGATRDVLVPALESVSGLAADDEFHVAYSPERTSPGDDDHGIREVVKVVGADDPEVREEVAALYESVVGAGVHRVSSIEAAEAAKCIENVQRDINIALVNELSIVFHQMGLDTREVLDAARTKWNFHDYSPGLVGGHCIPVDPFYFAYGSEMQGYTPKLTLKGREINEYMPKHVGEVTLKALNDAGKVLSQSDVLVLGLAYKPNVADIRTSEVQGVIDILDEYDVNVTGYDPHADDDAMADHFGVEVRESLSFEGTDCVLLATAHDAFEGLDLDAAASSAGDEPVLMDVNGMFEAETAEESGFVYRRL
- a CDS encoding DUF354 domain-containing protein, producing MTRTATAWVDLVSPSHPFLFEGLLSSFPDLDLKTTVREKTETVELAAEAGFDFEVRGRDFDNPQLRKVGIPLRTAQLAADPPAADVSLSSRNAMCVLASKARGMPSVHFTDNDITAYVDGLWAEELYNFLEARATYTVVPEAFDTAELEKHGADATSIYTYAGYKEDIYVADFEPDESFTDRLPFEEYVVVRPEALGAAYVDAAESLVPAILEGVTDTGYSVVYLPRGRGDREYAAGYDDEEVHVPRQAYDGLQLAAHADCVLTGSGTMAREAACMGKPAVSFFPSELLSVDRELVADGRIVHSRDAETIADYVAGLDAEETRLDRSRSRRVRDEVVSLTDRLVERAAR